CGCCTGCCGGGAAGCGGGGCAACCGCTCAACCTGCGCCGTCATGACGGTTACGACCACGGCTACTACTTCATCCAGACGTTCATGGCGGACCATCTGTCGCATCACGCCGAACATCTGCGCGCGTACTGACCCGCCCGACCTTTGCGCTGCGGGACGACGTCAGACCGCACGCGCGTCGTAGCGGCGCGACGGCGTGACGATCTCATCCTGTGCGCGCACGATTTCCAGCTCGTATCGACCTGCCAGGTGCGTGATGCGCAATACGGCGTCGACGGCTGCGAGCGTGTGTTCGAACGCGGCGCGGATCGTATCGCCCTTGAGCAGCCGCGCGAGAAATACGCCTGACGTCAGGTCGCCCACGCCCACGGGCTGGCGTGCGAACGGGTAGAGCGGACGCGAGCCGTGCCACGCCTCGTCGTTCGTCACCACGAGCATGTCGAAGCGATCCGCCGGCTTGCCCGAAAACTCCAGATGCTTGACGAGCACCACCTTGGGACCGCGCGCGAGCAGGGCGCGGCAGGCGACGAGGGCGTCGTCGAACGTATGGATCGGATGCTGCGCGAGCTTCTCGAGTTCGAGGTGATTCGGCGCCATGATGTCGGCGACCTCGGGCATGTGGTCGACGAGGTATTGCTCGATGCCCGGCTTCACCTGGCATCCTTTCTCGGGATGTCCCATCACCGGATCGCAAAGATAGAGGGCGGCGGGGTTGGCCTGCTTGACGCGCTGCACGGCCGCGAGCACGAAGCCCGCCTGCTCGGGCGCGCCGAGATAGCCTGAGAGCACGGCGTCGCAATGACCGAGCTCGCCGATGTCGGCAATGCCGTCCACGAGACGCAGGATTTCGTCGCTGGGCAACGCCTGCCCGGTCCACTTGCCGTATTGCGTATGGTTCGAGAACTGTACGGTGTTGATCGGCCAGACGTTGACGCCGAGACGGCGCATCGGGAATTCGGCGGCGCTGTTGCCCGCATGGCCGAATACCACATGCGACTGGATGCTGAGGATGTTCTTCATCATGACGAGAGGGGGGCAAAGGTCGACGCCCGCGAGCGGCGCGTCCCTGTCCGAAGACGAGGTCGCGCCGTGCGCGGGCGTCGCGTGACGGTCCGGCGGGAACGCTCGGTGCCGGAGCCGGGGGGCGATCTGGATCGCGCCACCGCCTCCGACGCCCGTAGCGCTCCCGAGGTCCGTCGGTTACTTCTTGGCCGAGATGATCGCGTCGGCCACGTTCCTCGGGGCTTCGGCGTACTGCTTGAATTCCATGGTGTACGTGGCGCGGCCCTGGGTGAGCGAGCGCAGCGACGTCGAGTAGCCGAACATTTCCGAGAGCGGCACTTCGGCGCGCACGATCTTGCCGCCGCCGACGATGTCGTCCATGCCCTGCATGATGCCGCGCCGCCCCGAGAGATCGCCCATCACGTTGCCCATGAACTCTTCGGGCGTCTCGACTTCCACGGCCATCATCGGCTCGAGCAGCACCGGCTCGGCGCGGCGCATGGCTTCCTTGAACGCCATCGAGCCGGCCATGCGGAACGCGTTTTCGTTCGAGTCCACGTCGTGGTACGAACCGAACGTGAGCGTGACCTTCACGTTGACGACCGGGTAGCCCGCGACCACGCCGCTATTGAGCGTCTCGCGAATGCCCTTGTCCACGGCCGGGATGTATTCGCGCGGCACCACGCCGCCCTTGATCGCATCGACGAATTCGTACGGTTTTTCCGAGTCCGGTTCTAGCGTGATCACCACGTCGCCGTACTGACCGCGTCCGCCCGATTGCTTGACGAACTTGCCCTGCACGTCCTCGACTTTCTTGCGCACCGTCTCGCGATAGGCCACTTGCGGCTTGCCGACGGTCGCCTCCACGCCGAACTCGCGGCGCATGCGATCGACGAGAATTTCCAGGTGCAGCTCGCCCATGCCGGAGATGATGGTCTGGCCGGACTCTTCATCGGTCTGCACGCGGAACGACGGGTCTTCCTGCGCCAGCCGATTGAGCGCGAGGCCCATCTTTTCCTGATCGCCCTTCGTCTTCGGTTCGACCGCCTGCGAGATCACCGGCTCCGGAAACTCCATCTTTTCCAGGACGATGACGTTGGCCGGATCGCACAGCGTGTCGCCGGTGGTGGCTTCTTTCAGGCCGACGGCCGCCGCGATGTCGCCCGCGCGCACTTCCTTGATTTCCTGACGCGTGTTCGCATGCATCTGCAGAATGCGACCGAGGCGTTCCTTCTTGCCCTTGAGCGGGTTGAGCACGGTGCCCCCCGACTCGATCACGCCGGAGTAGACGCGGAAGAAGATCAGTTGACCGACGAACGGGTCGGTCATGATCTTGAAGGCGAGGGCGGAGAACGGTTCGTCGTCGGACGGATGACGCTCGATTTCCTTGTCGTCCTCGTCGTGACCGGCAATGGCGGGCACGTCCACCGGCGAGGGCAGGTAATCGATCACGGCGTCGAGCATGGCCTGCACGCCCTTGTTCTTGAACGCGGTACCACACAGCATGGGCACGATCTCGCCCGCCACGGTGCGCTTGCGCAGGCCTTCCTTGATCTCCTCTTCGGTGAGCGTGTCGCCGCCGAGATACTTCTCGAGCAGCGCTTCGTCGGCCTCGGCCGCCGCCTCGATCATCTTCTCGTGCCACTCCTGCGCCGTGTCCTTGAGGTTGGCCGGAATGTCGACGTACTCGAACTTCACGCCCTTGGACTCCTCGTCCCAGACGATGCCCTTCATCTTCACGAGGTCGACCACGCCCTGGAAGTTATCCTCGGCGCCGATGGGAATCTGGATCGGCACGGCGTTGCCGCGCAGCCGTTCGTGAATCTGCTTGTGCACGCGGAAGAAGTCGGCGCCCACGCGGTCCATCTTGTTGACGAACGCGATGCGCGGCACCTTGTACTTGTTGGCCTGCCGCCAGACGGTCTCCGACTGCGGCTGCACACCGCCCACCGAGTCGTAGACCATGCACGCGCCGTCGAGCACGCGCATCGAACGCTCGACTTCGATCGTGAAGTCGACGTGACCCGGCGTGTCGATGATGTTGATGCGATGTTCGGGATAGTTGCCGGCCATGCCGCGCCAGAAGCAGGTGGTCGCGGCCGACGTGATCGTGATGCCGCGCTCTTGTTCCTGCTCCATCCAGTCCATGGTGGCAGCGCCTTCATGAACTTCGCCCAGCTTGTGGTTGACGCCGGTGTAGAACAGGATCCGTTCGGTCGTCGTCGTTTTGCCAGCGTCGATGTGAGCACTGATGCCAATGTTTCGGTAGCGCTCGATAGGGGTCTTTCGGGCCACAGTACACCTCTTTTCCAGACGGTGGGGAAAAAGCATAGCAGCAGCCATGATACTCCAATGTTGCAATGCCGCGCTGACCGCGACATTGCCTGAAGGCCAGCAGCCACGGGGTTTTCGGCGGAGGGCGGCGGCATCGTGCGGGCCGCCGGCGCGCGGGCGCCGACGTACGGGGGCCCGTGCCGATGCCCGCGCCGGCCCGCAAGGCAGCCATGCGGCCGGCGCGGGGCGGGCACCTGGCCCGGCCCGACTCAACTTCAGGCGGCGTTGCGCTGCCGAGCGAAGTTCAGCACGGCCCCACGCTGGCCATTGGCAGCCGTCTGTGCATCACCCCCGTTCGAGGACAGGGCATCGTCGTTGCCGGCCAGCCGGAACACCGCAACGGCCTCGCGCAGATGACGCGCCTGATCTTCGAGCGAGCCGGCTGCGGCGGTGGCCTCCTCGACGAGCGCCGCGTTCTGCTGCGTGACCTGATCCATCTGCATGACCGCGGTGTTGACCTGCTCGATGCCGCCGGTCTGCTCGGCCGACGCCGCCGAAATCTCACCCATGATGTCGGTCACGCGTTGCACGGCCTGCACGATGTCGGTCATCGTGCGGCCCGCATCGCGCACTTGCGACGACCCGTCGTCGACCTTGCTCACGGATGTCTCGATGAGCGCCTTGATTTCCTTGGCCGCGGCGGCGCTGCGCTGGGCGAGCGTACGGACTTCGCCGGCCACGACCGCGAAGCCGCGACCCTGTTCGCCGGCGCGTGCCGCTTCCACGGCGGCATTGAGCGCGAGGATGTTCGTCTGGAAGGCGATGCCGTCGATCACGCCGATGATGTCGTTGATCTTCGCGGAGCTCGCAGCGATTTCCTGCATCGAGCTCACCGCACGCTCGACCACGCGTCCCCCGTCGCCCGCAATCTCCGACGCGTTTACCGCCAACTGACTCGCCTGGCGCGCGTTCTCGGCGTTCTGGCGCACGGTCGCCGTGAGCTCTTCCATGGAAGACGCCGTCTCTTCGAGCGATGCCGCCTGCTCCTCGGTGCGTGCCGACAGATCGGTGTTGCCCGCCAGCAATTGCCCCGACGCCGACGCGATCGCCGCCGTGCCGCTGCGCACGCGTCGCACGATTTGATCGAGGCTTTCATTCATATGTTTGAGCGCAGCCATCAGTTGGCCGGTCTCGTCGCGACTCGTCACCTCGATACGGCTCGTGAGATCCCCTTGCGCGACGCGCTCGGCAACTTGCACGGCGCGCGCGAGCGGACGCGTGATGCTGCGCGTGACCGACCACGCCGCGCCGATGCCGACCACGGCGGCCACGCCGCCGATCGCCGCGAGCAGCCATTTGGCGAACGCGATATCGGCGCTCGTCGACGCGCCGGTCGCATCGACGATCTTCTGCTGCAGCGTCACGAGCTCGATCGATTCGGATTGCATGGCGTCGAGCGCGGGCAGGGCGTCTTTCTCGACGACGCTCAGCGCGGCGTCGCGCTGATCGGCACTCAACTGCGAGAACACGGTGCTGCGCGCCTTCAGGAACGACTCGTTGTGACGCCGCACGGCGGCGAGCAATTGCTTGCCCTGTTCCGAGCTCACGTACTTGTCGAGCACGCCCTGGGCGCGTCCGATTTCGGCCTGGTTGTCGTCGATGTATCGATTGAGCGTGCTGCGTTGTGCCGCATCTGTCGCGGCGACGGCTTCGAGCAGGCGTCGGCCGTTGCTGCGCACCATCGCGTTGATGGTGTGGGCGGCGTCGGCTTTGGCCCAGGCGCTCGTGATGAGCATTTCGTTGGCGCGCTCGATCGCGACGAAGCGCACCAGCGTGATGATCAGCATGGTGAGGAGGAGGATCAGCAATGTGCCGAATCCGATGGCCAGCCGGGTCCGGATTTTCAGGTCGGCGATTCGCATAAGCAGTGACTCCATTGAGTAGTTGGAAGCCGGGACGGCACCTGTGACGTGACGTCGCCGGCATTGCGGAGTGGTCGCCGGCTGCCGCTGAGCGCGTCGATACGAGAGATGAGGCGTGACGCGACATTGGCTCACGCGCCGAGTTCGGCACGTGTGACATGCCCGGCGACGCGTGACGGGAGAATTCGATGAAGCCTGTCCGTCTATCTTCGTATACGACTTGGAATACGATATCTGAAGGTTTCCGACAACAGCGGAACGAGACGAATGGCTACGGCGGAGAAGCGCTGAATTCCTACACGAGGGTCAGACGAAACGTACTGCGTAGATGGGAGGCAGATGGGCGGACACGCATTGCCAGCGCTCGCCGGCGCTCTCGCTGATCCACAATGCGCCGGTCGTCGACCCCATGGCGAGCCTGCGGTCCGTGGCATCGATGTCGAGTCCATGGCGGTAGATGAGATCGTAGGAGGGCATCTCCGGCAGTCCCTGCGAGAGCGACGTGAACGATTCGCCGCCGTCGCGCGTGCGCGTGACGACCAGGCGCGCGTCGACCGGAATGCGGCACGCGTCGCGCTGTGCGGGCACGAACCAGGCGACATCGGGGTCGTGCGGATCCACGGCAACGGCAAAGCCGAAGCTCGACGGCGACGCGTGAATCCGTCGCCATGACGCGCCGTAATCGAGGGTGCGGAAGATACCGTTGTGGTGCTGCGCCCACAAGGCGTTGGGCGCATCGTGGCATTGCACGAGGCGGTGAACGTCCTGCGCGTTCGGATCGAGCCGGCGCTCCGGCGGCATGTAGTCGGCCTCCATGCCGGTGGCCGCGAGTGCCCACGTCCGGCCGTCATCGCGCGTGCGCCATACGCCGCCGGTCGACACCGCGACCATCACCTGCCGGCTGTCGCGCGGATCGATGCAGATCGAGTGGATCCCCGCATGGTCGTAGCCGCCGCCCATCCATTCGGCGCGCTCCGGACGCTCCCACAAACTCCGCACCAGTTGCCAACTGCGGCCGTGGTCGCCGGAGCGAAAGAGTCCGCCGGGGATCGTGCCGGCCCAAAGCACGCCGGGCGCGTCGGGCCCGGCGGCTTCGAGCGACCAGAGCAGGTCGACCGACGGAGCGGGCGTGTCCGGTGGTGCGGGCGTCTGCGGATCGAACGCGGGCGGCGCAAGCTCCGTCCAGGTGTCGGCCTCGCGCTCGCGGCACCATAGCTTCACGCCGAAGTGACCGAGATTGAGCGCCGCATAGTCGGTGCCGTCGCGCGCGTCGTGCAGCACCATGCTCACCGGTTCGCCCGGGAAATCGGGGGTGCTCGACGCCATGCGCCATTCGTCACCTTCGCGCTGCCAGGTGAACAATCCCTTGCGAGTGGCGACCAGCAGGGTCGCGCCGGTGACATGCTCCACGGTCTTCTCCTTGGCTCGCTCGCGTCTTCTCCGGGACGTGCGCGATCATCCTCCCGACAGCGCCTGCGCCACGTACACGTGGCTCGCATCGCCGAGCGCGTCGCTCAACGCGCGGCGATCGCGAATCAGCCGACCGTCGACGAAGACGGCGACGTGTGGACGCAGACGTCCCTGATCGTTGAACAGATAGCCGCGCAACGCCGGGGCATGCGAGAGGCAACGGGCAAGCGCGTCATGCACCGTGGCGCCGTCGACGTGTTGTTCGTCGACAGGCACGTGTCGTTGGATCGCGGGTGCAAAAGTGACGGTAGCCATGCCCTTGCGTGACGAGTGCCGTACCGGCAATCGGGTCTGCGCATTCCGATGAGCGTAAGACTTTCAGTGTAGACAATGAGGACCATTCGCACACGGGGCATTGCACCACTGTTGCGCGCTCGCTGCGCTATGTAGTGCCGGAGATAACGCCCGGCGCGTCCGCCGTCTTGCGCTGCGTCGTGTCCTGCGGCGCACGTCATATTGCATGGTGCGGCGCATCGAAGTGTGCGAGGTGAGCGAGCGATCTACGTCGACCGCGGACTTCTGCATGCGCAGTGCGTGATTTGGTGTCCTTTGCATGACGACCTGCGAGTTTCGGTTCCCGTGAAGCGTCGTCGTGGGGTGTGGCATCGCATATCGGACACTCCCCAATCCCATTCACCCCGTTATTGTTCACCATTATCGGAGTGCCCGCGCGCGCAGTGCCGCAGGGGCGATCACTCGGAGGAAACCATGGCAAAAGGCAAGGGCAGGGACATTGGAATGGGACGTTGGTCGGACGCGGCAATCAAAAGGCAGATGCGTCTGCACAAGGCGGGCGATCCGTCGCAGAAAGAGGACCCGACGGTGCAGCGACCGCCGGAATTCGCGAAATGCGAAGGGCACTTCGTGTGGAGTGTGCGGCAGGCGGCGTTTCTTGGCCGGGACGACGGAACGCCGAAGGGCGGGTTGCGGCATTACGTCGTCTGCACGACGCAGGCGAAGCGTTACGAGAGCGTGGCGCACGCGAGGGCGGCGGGGGACACGATCACAGGCGACGTGCTGATCATGTACGGGTACGGTCCCAACTGCCCGCTGTACATCGTGGGGAGATGATGGCGCTGACGGCGCGAACAATGCGTTCGCGCCGCGCTGTGGGGTTGGGCTTACTTGCCCAGTTCGTGGCCGATCACACCGCCGACGACGGCACCTCCGATGGTGCCTGCGGTGCTGCCGCCGGTGGCTTCATGGCCGAGATAGCCGCCCGCCGCGGCGCCGCCAAGCGTGCAGCCGAAGATGGACGAACCCATGACGAGCGCGGTAATGACCGCGAGAATCGTCTTCGTCGCTTTCATGATGAGCCTCCTGTTGCGAGGGCCGGCTGTGGGGGCATGGGCCGGCATGAATCCAGCTTAGCGAGCGCCAGATAGTCGGACTATCGGTCGCGGCTGAATCGGCTGTAGGAATTGGACGACAGTGCGGCGGAGGCGGCATCGTGTCGGGGCGTGGCAGGCGGGGCGAGCGAAAGAACGAGCCGGACGGAAAGGCCGAGCACAAATGCCGAAGCGGAAATCGAGGAGGAAAATGAATCGGAAAATGCAGCGGAAACAACAAGGGCCGCACATCGTGCGGCCCTTGCTTTACCTCTGGTGGGGCGTGAGTGACTCGAACACTCGACCTACGGATTAAGAGTCCGCTGCTCTACCAACTGAGCTAACGCCCCGGTGCTACCGGGAACAAAAAAGGCTGCGCGGTGCAGCCTTTTCTGAGATTGCCTGGTGGGGCGTGAGTGACTCGAACACTCGACCTACGGATTAAGAGTCCGCTGCTCTACCAACTGAGCTAACGCCCCGATGCAACCGGGAATAAAAAAGGCTGCACGGCGCAGCAGCCTTTTTCAGAATTCGTTTGGTGGGGCGTGAGTGACTCGAACACTCGACCTACGGATTAAGAGTCCGCTGCTCTACCAACTGAGCTAACGCCCCAACGAGACCGAGATAATATCGGCTCTTACGCATGGGGTCAACCCTTGACGGTGAAAATCCGCAAAAAAGCCTTAGGCGAGCAGCGGAACGAGTTCGAACGCCAGCACGGCGAGTACCGCACCGACGACGACCAACAGCGAGCGCCAGCACATTCGAATCGCTCCCTTGCAGGGCATGGCGCCGACGACGATCGCACCGAACGCCGCTAGCGCGAACATGCTGACGAGTTGAGCGTTGGAAAGGTGGGGCATGATCATGGCCGATCTCCCTGCCGCTATCGCGCGAGTTTGAACGCGCTTCAAGTATAGAAAACGGCCCTTTCCAAGCAAAGCGGCGCGGCAACCGGGATTTCCCCAGTGGCCGCGCCGTGCGGTGCTGCTATGTGACGTGTCCGAATTCGCGCTGTTCAGGCCCGCGAAACGTCACGTACGACTCGCCATCATCGAGCCGTCGTCATTCAGGCAGATCGAGAATGAGGATGATCGTCCAGGCGTCTTCGCCTTCGTGATGGTACTGACGTTCCACCACGATGAACGGTTGCTTCTTGTCGCCCTGGCCGAGGAACAGCACATCGCCTTCGGCCGGCATGCATTCGATCGGCGGCAACGCGAGAGGGGTGCCCTTGGGGACGAGACGTTCGGCCTTCTTTGCTGCGCGCTCGGTCCACTCGATATCGAATTCGATCTGACTCACCGGATGATCCTGTCTATGCAAATTGAAACGGCTGCATGGTAGCACGCAGCCTGCGAGCCTCTACGAAAAATGCCTGTTGCCAAGCTCCAAGCGCATCGACTTGGCAACGGGAAAGGCCATGGCGCGCGCTGGCGAGCGAAACGCGATGCTGGCGTCGTCGTGAAATGAAAAGAGCCCGCTCCCTGGGCGAGGAGCGGGCGAAAGTCCCATGCGA
The Pandoraea pulmonicola DNA segment above includes these coding regions:
- the pdxY gene encoding pyridoxal kinase PdxY, with amino-acid sequence MKNILSIQSHVVFGHAGNSAAEFPMRRLGVNVWPINTVQFSNHTQYGKWTGQALPSDEILRLVDGIADIGELGHCDAVLSGYLGAPEQAGFVLAAVQRVKQANPAALYLCDPVMGHPEKGCQVKPGIEQYLVDHMPEVADIMAPNHLELEKLAQHPIHTFDDALVACRALLARGPKVVLVKHLEFSGKPADRFDMLVVTNDEAWHGSRPLYPFARQPVGVGDLTSGVFLARLLKGDTIRAAFEHTLAAVDAVLRITHLAGRYELEIVRAQDEIVTPSRRYDARAV
- the fusA gene encoding elongation factor G, with protein sequence MARKTPIERYRNIGISAHIDAGKTTTTERILFYTGVNHKLGEVHEGAATMDWMEQEQERGITITSAATTCFWRGMAGNYPEHRINIIDTPGHVDFTIEVERSMRVLDGACMVYDSVGGVQPQSETVWRQANKYKVPRIAFVNKMDRVGADFFRVHKQIHERLRGNAVPIQIPIGAEDNFQGVVDLVKMKGIVWDEESKGVKFEYVDIPANLKDTAQEWHEKMIEAAAEADEALLEKYLGGDTLTEEEIKEGLRKRTVAGEIVPMLCGTAFKNKGVQAMLDAVIDYLPSPVDVPAIAGHDEDDKEIERHPSDDEPFSALAFKIMTDPFVGQLIFFRVYSGVIESGGTVLNPLKGKKERLGRILQMHANTRQEIKEVRAGDIAAAVGLKEATTGDTLCDPANVIVLEKMEFPEPVISQAVEPKTKGDQEKMGLALNRLAQEDPSFRVQTDEESGQTIISGMGELHLEILVDRMRREFGVEATVGKPQVAYRETVRKKVEDVQGKFVKQSGGRGQYGDVVITLEPDSEKPYEFVDAIKGGVVPREYIPAVDKGIRETLNSGVVAGYPVVNVKVTLTFGSYHDVDSNENAFRMAGSMAFKEAMRRAEPVLLEPMMAVEVETPEEFMGNVMGDLSGRRGIMQGMDDIVGGGKIVRAEVPLSEMFGYSTSLRSLTQGRATYTMEFKQYAEAPRNVADAIISAKK
- a CDS encoding methyl-accepting chemotaxis protein; translated protein: MRIADLKIRTRLAIGFGTLLILLLTMLIITLVRFVAIERANEMLITSAWAKADAAHTINAMVRSNGRRLLEAVAATDAAQRSTLNRYIDDNQAEIGRAQGVLDKYVSSEQGKQLLAAVRRHNESFLKARSTVFSQLSADQRDAALSVVEKDALPALDAMQSESIELVTLQQKIVDATGASTSADIAFAKWLLAAIGGVAAVVGIGAAWSVTRSITRPLARAVQVAERVAQGDLTSRIEVTSRDETGQLMAALKHMNESLDQIVRRVRSGTAAIASASGQLLAGNTDLSARTEEQAASLEETASSMEELTATVRQNAENARQASQLAVNASEIAGDGGRVVERAVSSMQEIAASSAKINDIIGVIDGIAFQTNILALNAAVEAARAGEQGRGFAVVAGEVRTLAQRSAAAAKEIKALIETSVSKVDDGSSQVRDAGRTMTDIVQAVQRVTDIMGEISAASAEQTGGIEQVNTAVMQMDQVTQQNAALVEEATAAAGSLEDQARHLREAVAVFRLAGNDDALSSNGGDAQTAANGQRGAVLNFARQRNAA
- a CDS encoding WD40/YVTN/BNR-like repeat-containing protein — encoded protein: MEHVTGATLLVATRKGLFTWQREGDEWRMASSTPDFPGEPVSMVLHDARDGTDYAALNLGHFGVKLWCREREADTWTELAPPAFDPQTPAPPDTPAPSVDLLWSLEAAGPDAPGVLWAGTIPGGLFRSGDHGRSWQLVRSLWERPERAEWMGGGYDHAGIHSICIDPRDSRQVMVAVSTGGVWRTRDDGRTWALAATGMEADYMPPERRLDPNAQDVHRLVQCHDAPNALWAQHHNGIFRTLDYGASWRRIHASPSSFGFAVAVDPHDPDVAWFVPAQRDACRIPVDARLVVTRTRDGGESFTSLSQGLPEMPSYDLIYRHGLDIDATDRRLAMGSTTGALWISESAGERWQCVSAHLPPIYAVRFV
- a CDS encoding MoaD/ThiS family protein; this translates as MATVTFAPAIQRHVPVDEQHVDGATVHDALARCLSHAPALRGYLFNDQGRLRPHVAVFVDGRLIRDRRALSDALGDASHVYVAQALSGG
- a CDS encoding glycine zipper 2TM domain-containing protein — protein: MKATKTILAVITALVMGSSIFGCTLGGAAAGGYLGHEATGGSTAGTIGGAVVGGVIGHELGK